GAATTGAAGGACTAAGTCTTATTGCCGGACGAATTTTTTTGTGTCAAGCAAGTCGCCAATATGATCCTGAAAACAGTTCACGATAACTTCCGGGAGGTGAAGGATGACTTAAGCGCCCTTTTGACCTACTTTAAATTCTCTCTCTCGGGAAACAAGATTGAACGACTGACCGATTTTGGCTCCTGCCAACATCCTGTCCTGCTCCTTCATGGCTATGGGGCGACACGTCGCGTCTTTACGCTTCTCGAGCGCCGGCTCAGGGCAGCCGGTTTCTCGGTCTTCAGCTACAATCTGGGGGGGATCTTTAACACCTTTAACACCCGCTCGATCGAGGAGCTGGCCCATCATGTCAAAGAGAAGGTAGAACGGCTTTGTCGTCGCCATAAGTTAAAGAAGATCAGTATTATCGGCCACTCCAAGGGGGGGATTATTGGACATTATTACATCAAGAGGTTGGGGGGGTATCGCCGGGTCAGGAATTTGATCACACTCGGGACCCCCCATTACGGCAATCCCTGGGCCCTCATGGCACTCTTCTCGCCGCTCTCTCTCGTTTCAAGAAGCCTTTGGGAAATGGCCCCCTTCTCCCGTTTCTTGAGACAACTGAATCGCGGACGGTTCCCCTCCAAGGTTCGTTTTATCTCGATCTATTCGAGGAAGGACCGCGTCTGTTTTTATCGGAGTGCGATGCTGGAGATTCCAAAAGGATCAAAAAACATGAAAAATGTTGAACTCAAGGAAGTGAGCCATGTCGATTATCTCCTGAACAAAAAGGTGTTTGATCTGATCCGAAAAGAATTGGGGGATTAAATTCACTTCATTTTTTCTTGCGATAATAAATCATAAGC
The window above is part of the Deltaproteobacteria bacterium genome. Proteins encoded here:
- a CDS encoding alpha/beta fold hydrolase → MILKTVHDNFREVKDDLSALLTYFKFSLSGNKIERLTDFGSCQHPVLLLHGYGATRRVFTLLERRLRAAGFSVFSYNLGGIFNTFNTRSIEELAHHVKEKVERLCRRHKLKKISIIGHSKGGIIGHYYIKRLGGYRRVRNLITLGTPHYGNPWALMALFSPLSLVSRSLWEMAPFSRFLRQLNRGRFPSKVRFISIYSRKDRVCFYRSAMLEIPKGSKNMKNVELKEVSHVDYLLNKKVFDLIRKELGD